In Candidatus Cohnella colombiensis, one DNA window encodes the following:
- a CDS encoding helix-turn-helix domain-containing protein, which translates to MPRNKLNALEKLAILQEIEAGHIGVRAAVRKYGCAISTLANWQRRFRLYGYEGLEIRTHYRSYSEDIKLQAVMDYLNRGLSQNQVIDKYRIASRAALFNWIKKYNGHSSLKAYTGGTTAMTKGRKTTWQERIDIVLYCLANGQDYTKTAEQFQVSYQQVYGWVRKYAEGGQDALQDGRGRTKSPEELTEADRHRLATRKLEYENEQLRAENAFLKKLQEFERRRL; encoded by the coding sequence ATGCCTAGAAATAAACTAAACGCTTTAGAAAAATTGGCTATCCTTCAAGAGATCGAAGCTGGTCATATTGGAGTGAGAGCAGCTGTTAGGAAGTATGGCTGTGCCATATCTACGCTTGCAAATTGGCAACGTCGTTTTCGGTTATACGGTTACGAGGGATTAGAGATCCGCACACACTATCGTAGTTATTCCGAAGACATTAAGCTTCAAGCGGTTATGGATTATCTAAATCGGGGATTGTCGCAGAACCAAGTGATAGATAAGTATAGGATAGCTAGTCGAGCAGCTCTCTTCAATTGGATTAAGAAGTATAATGGTCATAGCAGCTTAAAAGCCTATACAGGGGGAACAACAGCTATGACTAAGGGACGCAAGACAACATGGCAGGAGAGGATCGACATTGTCCTGTACTGCCTTGCGAATGGACAAGACTACACGAAGACAGCAGAGCAGTTCCAGGTTTCTTACCAGCAAGTGTACGGATGGGTGAGAAAGTATGCAGAAGGCGGTCAGGATGCTTTACAGGATGGTAGAGGGCGTACCAAGTCGCCTGAAGAGTTAACCGAAGCCGATCGACATAGGCTCGCCACGAGGAAGTTGGAGTACGAGAATGAGCAACTCCGAGCGGAGAATGCCTTCTTAAAAAAGTTACAAGAGTTCGAAAGGAGGCGTCTTTAA
- the ftsY gene encoding signal recognition particle-docking protein FtsY, translating into MSFFKRLKESIASKAEAVTNKFRDGLAKTRDVFVGQVVELFTRRKKIDEEFYEELEEILIGADVGVNTVMELIEELRVEVKKRKIEQPAELQPILSEKLVEMLKGKDGEPDLRSNPNGITVILFVGVNGVGKTTTIGKLAWRYKQQGKNVLLAAGDTFRAGAIEQLEVWGERVGVDVIKQHSGADPAAVMFDAVQAAKQRNVDVLICDTAGRLQNKVNLMEELSKIHRVIQREIPGAPHETLLVLDATTGQNALQQAKLFGEKSGVTGLVLTKLDGTAKGGIVIAIRNELELPVKFVGLGEKMDDLQQFDADQFVHALFAGLAGTEEEEQAED; encoded by the coding sequence ATGAGTTTTTTTAAGCGATTGAAAGAGAGCATTGCTTCGAAAGCAGAAGCAGTCACGAATAAGTTTCGCGATGGTTTGGCCAAGACGCGCGATGTGTTTGTCGGTCAAGTCGTAGAGCTATTCACACGTCGCAAGAAGATTGATGAGGAGTTTTATGAGGAACTTGAAGAAATACTCATCGGTGCGGACGTGGGTGTGAATACGGTGATGGAGCTTATTGAAGAGCTTCGAGTTGAAGTGAAGAAGCGTAAGATTGAGCAACCCGCTGAACTGCAACCGATCTTGTCTGAAAAGCTCGTGGAGATGTTGAAGGGTAAAGATGGAGAGCCTGATCTTAGGAGTAATCCGAATGGCATTACAGTCATCCTATTCGTTGGGGTGAACGGTGTTGGGAAGACAACGACGATCGGGAAGCTCGCTTGGCGCTATAAGCAGCAAGGTAAAAATGTATTGCTAGCTGCGGGTGATACGTTCCGTGCAGGTGCGATCGAGCAATTGGAAGTGTGGGGAGAACGTGTTGGAGTCGATGTGATTAAGCAGCATTCCGGTGCGGACCCTGCAGCGGTCATGTTTGATGCGGTGCAGGCGGCGAAGCAACGAAATGTAGATGTGCTCATCTGCGACACTGCCGGTCGACTTCAAAACAAGGTGAACCTCATGGAAGAGCTATCTAAAATCCATCGCGTTATTCAACGTGAAATTCCGGGTGCCCCTCATGAAACGCTACTTGTGCTGGATGCTACGACAGGACAGAATGCGCTACAGCAGGCGAAGCTGTTCGGCGAGAAGAGCGGTGTTACTGGACTTGTACTAACGAAGCTTGATGGAACAGCAAAGGGCGGCATCGTAATTGCGATTCGCAACGAGCTAGAGCTTCCTGTGAAATTTGTAGGTCTCGGCGAGAAGATGGATGATCTTCAGCAGTTCGATGCCGATCAATTCGTGCATGCTTTGTTTGCTGGTTTGGCGGGTACAGAAGAGGAAGAACAGGCTGAAGATTGA
- a CDS encoding ABC transporter ATP-binding protein, with translation MLKSWRRRSRTDTEAIKGGGTKEAFSNNLYILKLVWQIHPQRLVAEMASSALEQGSRVFFTVIFIRYLLEAMEKGDGFENVAIFIIVSTIVFTFINFWGHWFQNRFKPISDTILYEKLYVRLFEKAGQVELNCYENPEFYHKYTVAINEADTRVSAVIATVSNIIFSIIAAISVFAVMFSIDPYVVLFALCPIIGEFLIGKRLNKMYFNRYMDSVPSIRRMDYVNRTLYLSNYAKEIRLSNIFNVLKSIYYEGYLGVLRVIDKYKGKVMFVDFWRNFFTFLVIFQGVLLYSAYRAMISETITLSEFSVLATAMVSGAWMLIHMSESFVKVYENGIYINNLHYFLNYQSEVEQHEGGEVPSRDEATITFSDVSFSYIGAERSSMRNVSLTISNKAKVALVGHNGAGKTTFIKLLMRLYDPTSGQIEVNGRPIRAYHLGDYRSLFGAAFQDYQVFSMTIAENVLMKEIETEAERDRVIEALQKSGVYDRVMSLPKGIDTILTREFDDEGVLLSGGELQKIAIARVFAKDVDFVIMDEPTSALDPIAEYQLYESIREGCADKTVLFISHRLSSAVLADRIYLFEDGAITEEGTHDELMKLDGKYAEMFKKQAEQYVENDVPQSSVRDRLVKAVEHE, from the coding sequence ATGCTGAAAAGCTGGAGACGTCGAAGTCGGACAGATACAGAAGCCATTAAAGGTGGCGGCACGAAAGAAGCATTTTCCAACAACTTGTATATTTTAAAACTCGTTTGGCAAATCCATCCCCAGCGATTGGTTGCTGAGATGGCCTCAAGCGCATTAGAACAAGGCTCTAGAGTGTTTTTTACCGTAATCTTTATTCGGTATTTGCTAGAGGCGATGGAGAAAGGTGATGGCTTCGAAAATGTGGCGATCTTTATTATTGTTTCCACTATCGTATTTACGTTCATCAATTTCTGGGGCCATTGGTTTCAAAATCGCTTTAAACCGATCAGCGACACCATCCTCTATGAGAAGCTTTATGTAAGGCTATTCGAAAAAGCTGGCCAAGTAGAGCTCAATTGCTACGAAAACCCGGAATTTTACCATAAGTATACGGTTGCGATTAATGAAGCGGATACGCGTGTGAGTGCGGTCATTGCTACGGTTTCTAATATCATTTTTTCAATTATTGCTGCGATTAGTGTGTTCGCCGTTATGTTTTCCATCGACCCTTACGTCGTATTATTTGCACTTTGCCCGATCATAGGTGAATTTCTTATTGGAAAGCGGTTAAACAAGATGTATTTCAACAGGTACATGGACAGCGTGCCTTCGATTCGCAGGATGGATTATGTAAATCGGACGCTTTATTTATCCAACTATGCGAAGGAAATTCGACTATCGAACATTTTCAATGTTTTGAAATCGATCTACTATGAAGGTTATCTTGGCGTATTGCGAGTGATTGATAAATATAAGGGGAAAGTGATGTTCGTCGATTTCTGGAGAAACTTTTTCACTTTCCTGGTTATCTTCCAAGGTGTTCTGCTCTATAGCGCCTATCGCGCGATGATATCGGAGACGATTACGCTCAGCGAATTTTCTGTGCTCGCAACAGCTATGGTATCGGGAGCGTGGATGCTCATTCACATGTCAGAGAGCTTCGTGAAGGTGTATGAGAATGGCATATATATTAACAATCTGCATTATTTTTTAAATTATCAATCGGAAGTTGAGCAACATGAGGGTGGCGAAGTTCCAAGCAGAGATGAGGCAACGATTACGTTCTCTGATGTTTCATTCTCCTACATAGGTGCAGAGCGTAGCTCCATGCGCAATGTCAGCTTAACGATCTCTAATAAAGCGAAAGTTGCGTTAGTCGGTCATAATGGTGCGGGAAAGACGACTTTCATCAAGCTATTAATGAGATTGTATGATCCAACATCGGGACAAATCGAAGTGAACGGGAGACCAATCCGAGCTTATCATCTAGGAGACTATCGTAGTTTGTTCGGTGCAGCATTCCAGGATTATCAAGTCTTCTCGATGACGATTGCGGAAAATGTGCTGATGAAGGAAATCGAGACAGAGGCGGAACGTGACCGAGTCATCGAAGCTCTCCAAAAGAGCGGTGTCTATGACAGGGTAATGAGTCTCCCGAAAGGAATCGATACGATATTGACCCGCGAGTTCGACGATGAAGGGGTACTGTTGTCTGGTGGCGAGCTTCAAAAAATTGCAATCGCTCGAGTGTTTGCAAAGGATGTAGACTTCGTCATTATGGATGAGCCTACGAGCGCTCTTGATCCGATAGCAGAGTATCAACTATACGAGAGTATTCGTGAAGGATGCGCGGATAAAACAGTGTTGTTTATTTCTCATCGCTTATCAAGTGCAGTGTTGGCTGATCGCATCTATCTGTTCGAGGATGGAGCGATTACCGAAGAGGGTACACATGACGAGCTGATGAAGCTTGATGGCAAGTATGCGGAAATGTTCAAGAAGCAGGCCGAACAGTACGTAGAGAACGATGTACCGCAATCAAGCGTTCGTGATCGTCTGGTAAAGGCGGTGGAACATGAGTAG
- the ffh gene encoding signal recognition particle protein, translated as MAFEGLSARLQNVFGKLKTRGKVSEDDVNEAMREVRLALLEADVNFKVVKDFINKVKEQAIGQEVTKSFTPAMVIIDIVNKELTELMGGSQSKLAKSNKPPTIVLMAGLQGAGKTTLTGKLAKQLQSQNHKPFLIAGDIYRPAAIKQLQVLGGQIDVPVFTLGDQVSPVEIAKQGVQQAKEQGCDYVLIDTAGRLQIDEELMQEIKDIHSAVNPDEVLLVVDAMTGQEAVNVAKSFHDQLALTGVALTKLDGDTRGGAALSVKAVTGCPIKFASTGEHIDQLEAFHPERMASRILGMGDMLTLIEKAQTNMDAEKAAEMERKMRNAEFTFDDFLDQMEQVRKMGPLDQLLDMMPGMNKLKGNPNFKIDEKQVSRTEAIARSMTKAEKKKPDIINFSRRKRIAAGSGTTVADVNRLLRQFEDMKKMMKQFSGMMGPKGPKGGMKALKNMFGGGGKNGGKNNMKFPF; from the coding sequence ATGGCATTTGAAGGATTATCAGCACGCTTGCAAAACGTGTTTGGAAAGCTAAAGACGCGTGGCAAAGTGTCTGAGGACGATGTAAACGAGGCGATGCGAGAAGTTCGCTTAGCATTGCTTGAAGCCGACGTAAACTTTAAAGTTGTCAAAGACTTTATTAATAAAGTGAAAGAACAAGCTATCGGTCAGGAAGTAACGAAGAGCTTCACGCCTGCGATGGTCATTATCGATATCGTCAACAAAGAGCTGACGGAGCTCATGGGCGGATCTCAGTCCAAGCTAGCAAAGTCGAACAAGCCACCAACGATTGTACTGATGGCAGGTTTGCAAGGGGCAGGTAAAACGACGCTAACCGGCAAGCTTGCAAAGCAGCTCCAATCTCAGAACCATAAGCCGTTTCTCATTGCTGGCGATATTTACCGCCCAGCTGCCATTAAGCAATTGCAAGTACTAGGTGGTCAGATTGACGTTCCTGTGTTTACATTGGGCGATCAAGTGAGCCCTGTTGAAATTGCGAAGCAAGGCGTACAACAAGCGAAAGAGCAAGGCTGTGATTATGTACTCATTGATACCGCCGGTCGTCTTCAAATCGATGAAGAGCTGATGCAGGAAATCAAAGATATACACTCGGCAGTCAACCCAGATGAAGTATTGCTCGTTGTTGATGCGATGACAGGTCAAGAAGCGGTCAATGTGGCTAAGAGCTTCCATGATCAGCTTGCACTAACCGGTGTAGCGCTGACAAAGCTTGATGGCGATACACGTGGTGGTGCAGCATTATCCGTAAAAGCAGTTACAGGTTGTCCGATTAAGTTCGCATCGACGGGTGAACATATTGATCAATTAGAAGCTTTCCATCCTGAGCGGATGGCATCACGTATACTCGGTATGGGTGATATGCTAACATTGATTGAGAAAGCACAGACGAACATGGATGCCGAGAAAGCCGCTGAGATGGAGCGCAAGATGCGCAATGCGGAATTTACATTCGACGACTTCCTTGATCAGATGGAGCAGGTTCGTAAGATGGGACCACTTGATCAATTGCTCGATATGATGCCTGGGATGAACAAGCTGAAGGGCAATCCGAACTTCAAGATTGATGAGAAGCAGGTTTCTCGTACAGAAGCGATCGCAAGATCAATGACGAAGGCAGAGAAGAAGAAGCCAGACATTATTAACTTCAGTCGTCGCAAGAGAATCGCTGCAGGTAGCGGTACGACGGTGGCGGATGTCAATCGATTGCTACGTCAATTCGAGGATATGAAGAAGATGATGAAGCAGTTTTCCGGCATGATGGGTCCGAAGGGTCCGAAAGGCGGCATGAAGGCGCTGAAAAACATGTTCGGTGGCGGTGGCAAAAATGGTGGTAAAAACAATATGAAGTTT
- the smc gene encoding chromosome segregation protein SMC produces the protein MFLKRIELAGFKSFADRTELEFVRGITAVVGPNGSGKSNISDGIRWVLGEQSAKSLRGGNMQDVIFAGSDSRKAVNIGEVSLTLDNTDKALPLDFTEVTVTRRVHRSGDSEYLINKQPCRLKDITELFMDTGIGREAYSIIGQGRIEEILSTRSEDRRGIFEEASGIVKYKSRKREAQKKLEDTENNLLRIHDLVSELESQIEPLKEQSAKAEAFKQLRDDLKNKEIALYVHQIEGVHTSWTQTNEKLASLRDEQTVLSTFVSKHDALLEEERQALQRLEEHLEKLQDELLRCSEETEKAEGFGELLQERITNLERNREGLTQSYSAAEERQKLAATEEESMKGKRIELDHQLSQLSATLTQEEQKLAIADGSSEAEERLKAELFDTLNAMAQARNDIRYGEGQREVLDRRMARIAEEETKWREQLEGLATKRATLDERYTAVTEALEDVRNRFVSEGARSSELGRKLEETQAAVRSFEQKREALVSRRDTIKELQNDYDGFQHGVRELLKASKRGQLHGVHGAVAELIQVPAHLETAVETALGGALQHIVMEDEKSSRTAIAYLKQRQSGRATLLPLDVIRARNISDQDRRLLDQAEGFIGVAAELVDSDPKYRAIVSSMLGNVLLSETLEQANRIASRLQYRYRVVTRDGDIVNAGGSMTGGSLQKKSSSLLGRGRQLEDLEREIKDAEVAREAARRSMDDLKLEISQVAQNIEQLREQGEKERLNEQQVATERQQLLQDEKLLEEQQSALVLEKSAFDSEAGGLSTNRQEAEARLATLTEEEAHIQERMREAEELRRRSATEREELQTSLTEMKVSIARLEQDRTAIGEQQARSRSELVRLNTELQQLKEALAQNAEETARNAADSVEQKERLNELRIQRKQLTETIEFKRSDRAGLHRELELKESETKDQRTKLRAVEESMRQAEIAVNRMDVELDNLLRKLSEEYELGFELAKERYPVPEDIALTQNEVRDMKRKISALGDVNLGAIEEYKRVAERFGFLSEQENDLIEAKTKLHGIIKEMDDEMSKRFRTTFEEIRKHFVVVFSRMFGGGRADLILSEPDRPLDTGIDIVAQPPGKKLQNLQLLSGGERALTAIALLFAILNVKPVPFCVLDEVEAALDEANVTRYAQYMREFSDTTQFIVVTHRKGTMEEADVLYGVTMEEGGVSKLVSVRLEETDEMIATA, from the coding sequence ATGTTTCTTAAAAGAATCGAATTGGCAGGATTTAAGTCGTTCGCTGATCGGACTGAGCTAGAGTTCGTTCGTGGAATTACTGCTGTTGTTGGTCCGAATGGGAGTGGCAAGAGCAATATCTCCGACGGAATCCGGTGGGTACTCGGTGAACAAAGTGCGAAATCGCTTCGTGGTGGCAACATGCAGGACGTTATTTTTGCCGGAAGTGATTCTAGAAAAGCTGTCAACATCGGTGAAGTTTCATTGACGCTCGACAATACAGACAAAGCACTACCGTTAGATTTTACTGAAGTGACGGTAACTCGTCGTGTTCATCGGTCTGGCGATAGTGAATATTTGATTAATAAGCAGCCGTGTCGATTGAAGGACATTACTGAACTGTTCATGGATACGGGAATCGGTCGTGAAGCCTATTCGATTATCGGACAAGGACGAATTGAGGAAATTCTCAGTACGCGATCAGAGGATCGGCGTGGTATTTTCGAAGAAGCTTCAGGTATTGTAAAGTACAAAAGCCGCAAGCGTGAAGCACAGAAAAAGCTAGAGGATACAGAAAACAACTTACTTCGTATTCACGACTTGGTGAGTGAGCTTGAAAGTCAGATTGAGCCGCTCAAAGAGCAATCTGCTAAAGCAGAAGCTTTCAAACAACTAAGAGATGATTTGAAAAATAAAGAAATCGCGCTATATGTGCATCAAATTGAAGGGGTGCATACTTCTTGGACGCAGACGAACGAGAAGCTAGCGTCACTTCGTGATGAGCAGACGGTATTATCGACGTTCGTTAGTAAGCACGATGCATTGCTCGAAGAGGAGCGTCAAGCGCTTCAACGGCTAGAGGAGCATTTGGAGAAGCTGCAGGACGAGCTCTTGCGTTGCAGTGAGGAGACCGAAAAGGCTGAAGGCTTCGGGGAGCTGCTGCAGGAGAGAATTACGAATCTGGAGCGCAATCGCGAGGGGCTTACACAATCCTATTCAGCAGCTGAGGAGCGTCAAAAGTTAGCCGCTACCGAAGAAGAGAGTATGAAAGGGAAGCGAATTGAGCTTGATCACCAGCTCTCACAGCTTTCAGCGACACTTACTCAAGAAGAACAAAAACTAGCGATCGCTGATGGAAGCTCTGAAGCGGAGGAACGGCTGAAGGCGGAGCTATTCGATACGCTGAATGCAATGGCGCAAGCGCGCAACGACATTCGATATGGCGAAGGTCAGCGGGAAGTGCTCGACCGCAGAATGGCTAGAATCGCCGAAGAGGAAACAAAATGGCGTGAACAGCTAGAAGGCCTTGCTACTAAGCGAGCAACGTTAGATGAGCGATACACGGCTGTAACTGAAGCGCTTGAGGATGTTCGTAATCGCTTTGTGTCTGAAGGCGCTCGTTCTAGTGAGCTTGGTCGCAAGCTAGAAGAAACTCAAGCGGCAGTACGTAGCTTTGAACAGAAGCGCGAGGCGCTTGTGTCACGTAGAGATACAATTAAAGAGCTTCAAAATGATTATGATGGCTTTCAGCATGGTGTTCGTGAATTGTTAAAAGCATCAAAACGTGGTCAGCTACATGGTGTACATGGCGCAGTAGCAGAGCTCATTCAAGTACCTGCACATTTAGAAACAGCAGTGGAAACCGCACTTGGTGGAGCATTACAGCACATTGTTATGGAAGACGAGAAAAGCTCGCGGACGGCTATTGCGTACTTAAAGCAACGTCAATCCGGTCGTGCGACGTTACTTCCGTTAGACGTCATTCGTGCGCGCAATATCTCTGATCAAGATCGTAGATTACTTGACCAAGCTGAAGGATTTATTGGCGTTGCAGCAGAGCTCGTCGATTCAGATCCGAAATATAGAGCGATTGTTAGCAGTATGCTAGGTAATGTATTGCTGTCAGAGACTTTGGAGCAAGCGAACCGAATCGCTTCCAGGCTTCAATATCGTTATCGTGTCGTTACACGCGATGGTGACATCGTCAATGCGGGTGGATCTATGACCGGGGGTAGCTTGCAGAAGAAGTCGTCAAGTCTACTCGGACGGGGGCGGCAGCTTGAGGATTTGGAACGTGAGATCAAGGATGCCGAAGTAGCGCGCGAAGCTGCGCGAAGATCGATGGATGATCTCAAGCTGGAAATATCCCAAGTTGCCCAAAACATTGAGCAACTGCGCGAGCAAGGAGAGAAAGAACGGCTCAATGAACAGCAAGTAGCGACAGAGCGTCAACAACTGCTACAAGATGAGAAACTGTTAGAGGAACAACAGTCTGCTCTCGTGCTTGAGAAGTCTGCTTTCGATTCTGAAGCAGGTGGCCTATCAACGAATCGTCAGGAAGCAGAGGCGCGACTTGCTACGCTGACAGAAGAAGAAGCTCATATTCAAGAGCGGATGCGTGAAGCGGAAGAATTGCGACGTCGCAGTGCGACAGAACGCGAGGAGCTTCAAACTTCACTTACGGAGATGAAGGTGTCAATCGCTCGCCTAGAACAGGATCGTACAGCGATTGGTGAACAGCAAGCTCGAAGCCGCTCTGAGCTCGTTCGATTGAATACAGAGTTACAGCAACTTAAAGAAGCATTAGCTCAAAATGCGGAAGAAACAGCACGCAATGCTGCCGATTCAGTTGAACAGAAAGAACGACTCAATGAGCTTCGAATTCAAAGAAAGCAATTGACAGAGACTATCGAATTCAAGCGTTCAGATCGTGCAGGTCTTCATCGTGAGCTTGAGCTTAAGGAAAGCGAAACGAAGGATCAGCGGACGAAGCTTAGAGCGGTAGAAGAAAGTATGCGTCAAGCAGAAATCGCGGTCAATCGGATGGATGTCGAGCTGGATAACTTGCTACGTAAGCTGAGTGAGGAATACGAGCTAGGCTTTGAGCTTGCCAAGGAGCGTTACCCTGTTCCAGAGGATATCGCATTGACGCAAAATGAAGTACGCGACATGAAGCGTAAAATTAGTGCGCTTGGCGATGTAAACCTGGGAGCCATTGAAGAATACAAGCGTGTTGCTGAACGCTTCGGCTTCTTGTCTGAGCAGGAAAATGATCTCATCGAAGCGAAGACGAAGCTTCATGGCATCATCAAAGAGATGGACGATGAGATGTCGAAGCGATTCCGCACGACATTCGAAGAGATTCGTAAACACTTCGTTGTTGTGTTCTCGCGTATGTTCGGTGGAGGACGCGCAGATTTAATATTAAGTGAGCCGGATCGCCCGCTGGATACAGGGATCGATATCGTTGCACAGCCTCCAGGGAAGAAGCTGCAAAATTTGCAGCTCTTATCAGGGGGGGAGCGCGCGCTTACCGCAATCGCACTTCTGTTTGCGATTCTGAATGTTAAACCAGTTCCTTTCTGTGTGCTAGATGAAGTTGAAGCTGCTCTCGATGAAGCTAACGTAACGCGCTACGCACAATACATGCGAGAATTTTCCGATACGACACAGTTTATCGTTGTAACACACCGCAAAGGAACAATGGAAGAAGCAGATGTTCTCTATGGTGTAACGATGGAAGAGGGCGGCGTATCGAAGCTTGTATCGGTTCGTCTGGAAGAAACGGATGAGATGATTGCAACGGCCTAA
- a CDS encoding YlxM family DNA-binding protein — protein sequence MQGDNALEKTNRVNVLFDFYGSLLTEKQQTFLKCYYQDDFSLGEIAGDFEISRQAVYEHLKRAEQVLEEYEQKLRLVARHEFVQTGLNRLELQVADLEPDVRLSLQQTIDALRGAERDI from the coding sequence ATGCAAGGAGACAATGCACTAGAGAAGACGAACCGCGTTAATGTGTTGTTTGACTTCTATGGCTCGTTATTGACAGAGAAGCAACAGACTTTCTTAAAGTGTTATTATCAGGATGATTTTTCGCTTGGCGAAATTGCTGGAGACTTCGAAATCAGTCGTCAGGCGGTTTATGAACATTTGAAACGTGCTGAGCAGGTGCTTGAGGAATACGAGCAGAAGTTAAGGCTTGTCGCTCGTCATGAGTTTGTGCAAACCGGATTAAATCGGTTAGAACTGCAAGTCGCTGACTTGGAGCCTGACGTGAGATTGTCTTTACAACAGACGATTGATGCGCTTCGAGGTGCAGAACGTGACATTTAA
- a CDS encoding ABC transporter ATP-binding protein, giving the protein MSSVDQTQTKQKKTMKEIIDNNLFLLKFAYRNAPFFIFFTCFYNAFQSIVIYIEHTLGIKYITDAIQYHKPFSKVIQYIIFICVLIIVSIALGRWFWHVIQAKGLEKLNLALKTELYEKAAAIDLACYDDPEYYNEFVLSINEVNNQIKKLIDQLSKLCSSVALLFVVGGFFLFMDKVGLIFVAVVVISTLFVSMKVNKLRFEMRLAMNAVERKRSYMKRVFYLADYAKEIRLNRISPKLLTDFTQTNLGIREIVQQRSKKLIWYSFLQECVCRNLVLDGLYLLYICYMTLVKHAFSYGGAVALARSVWSLNESLQGLSGLVSQVQENSLYIAKIRKFMAYEQTVVEQEHPLEIPKQPGLLELNNVSFSYPSEEGYTLRNISLKIRPHEKIALVGYNGAGKTTLIKLLMRLYDVSDGQIRVDGKDIREYQLEPYRRSYGTVFQDYQLFAATIAQNVMMDEVAVPIREEQANTIAVALAGSGFTDRLDQMEHGIHTALTREFDESGTNLSGGEAQKIAIARVFAKSCPYIILDEPSSALDPISEYHMNQSMLDAAKDKTVIFISHRLSTTRMADRIYMLEHGQIIEEGTHDELMDLNGKYAEMFNLQAEKYRMVSAQGRQVV; this is encoded by the coding sequence ATGAGTAGTGTAGATCAAACTCAAACTAAGCAAAAGAAGACAATGAAGGAGATCATCGACAACAACTTGTTTTTGCTCAAATTTGCATATAGAAATGCTCCTTTTTTTATCTTTTTTACTTGCTTCTACAATGCCTTTCAGTCGATCGTCATTTACATCGAGCATACGTTGGGCATAAAGTACATCACAGATGCAATTCAATACCATAAGCCATTCTCCAAAGTAATTCAATATATTATATTCATCTGTGTATTGATCATTGTGTCCATTGCATTGGGCAGATGGTTCTGGCATGTCATTCAAGCAAAAGGACTGGAGAAGCTTAATCTCGCTCTAAAAACAGAACTCTATGAGAAAGCTGCAGCGATCGATCTTGCTTGCTATGACGATCCGGAGTATTACAATGAATTCGTACTTAGTATTAACGAAGTGAACAACCAGATTAAGAAGTTAATTGATCAATTGAGTAAGCTTTGCTCCAGCGTGGCACTGTTGTTCGTTGTGGGCGGATTTTTTCTCTTTATGGATAAGGTTGGACTCATCTTTGTAGCAGTCGTCGTAATCTCTACGTTATTTGTTAGCATGAAAGTGAATAAGCTTAGATTTGAGATGCGCCTTGCGATGAATGCAGTGGAGCGTAAGCGAAGCTATATGAAGCGTGTATTTTATTTGGCTGATTATGCAAAGGAAATTCGACTCAATCGCATTTCACCGAAACTGTTAACGGATTTCACACAAACGAATCTAGGCATTCGCGAGATCGTCCAGCAACGTTCGAAAAAACTGATCTGGTATTCGTTCCTGCAGGAGTGTGTGTGTAGAAATTTAGTGCTGGATGGGCTTTATTTGCTTTACATTTGCTACATGACCCTTGTAAAGCATGCATTCAGCTATGGAGGAGCGGTGGCGCTTGCCAGATCGGTATGGAGCTTGAATGAAAGCTTACAGGGACTGAGCGGGCTAGTGAGTCAAGTCCAAGAGAACAGCTTGTATATTGCGAAAATTAGAAAATTTATGGCGTATGAGCAGACGGTGGTAGAGCAGGAGCATCCCCTTGAAATACCAAAACAACCAGGGTTGCTCGAATTGAACAATGTAAGCTTTTCGTATCCGTCGGAAGAAGGCTATACGCTTCGAAACATCTCACTAAAGATTCGACCTCATGAAAAGATCGCGCTAGTCGGCTATAATGGGGCGGGTAAAACGACACTGATTAAGCTCTTAATGCGTCTTTATGATGTGAGTGACGGTCAAATCCGTGTGGATGGCAAAGATATTCGCGAATATCAATTAGAACCCTATCGGCGGAGCTATGGAACCGTATTCCAAGATTATCAGCTCTTCGCTGCGACTATCGCACAAAATGTGATGATGGATGAGGTTGCCGTTCCCATTCGTGAAGAACAAGCCAATACGATCGCAGTAGCGTTAGCGGGCAGCGGATTTACAGATCGGTTAGATCAGATGGAGCACGGGATTCATACAGCTCTAACTCGTGAGTTCGATGAAAGCGGGACGAATCTGTCGGGTGGAGAAGCACAGAAAATCGCGATTGCTCGTGTGTTCGCGAAATCTTGTCCTTATATTATTCTGGATGAGCCATCGAGCGCGCTTGATCCGATTAGTGAATATCATATGAATCAATCAATGCTTGATGCTGCGAAAGACAAGACCGTCATTTTCATCTCCCATCGATTATCGACGACGCGGATGGCTGATCGCATTTACATGCTTGAACATGGACAGATCATCGAAGAGGGTACTCATGATGAACTGATGGATTTGAACGGCAAGTATGCGGAAATGTTCAATCTTCAAGCGGAGAAGTATCGTATGGTGAGCGCACAGGGGCGTCAAGTTGTTTAA